In a single window of the Rhodoferax saidenbachensis genome:
- a CDS encoding ABC transporter permease, whose translation MQHSHPTHSHPVAFALLAAVLLPLGWSLWGAVAAGLDAAGWTALAHAPHTAAALGTSVWTGVASTLLATAATAWILAATVGQLHSTAQSTRLTRLLSPLLAVPHAAFAIGLLALLAPSGWLLRLFSPWATGLTAPPPWPTTQDPWGLGLIAVLVCKEIPFLLWASLAHLQRPDVAQRLQQELRLAHTLGYSAAAAWWRVGWPQLLPRLAAPLLAVLAYGLTVVDVALLVGPGTPPTLAVLAWQWLQDADPAMNAQGVAAAWLLAAVLALCAALTWALLHGTTWRKRWTRGAAKHAGRAQTVGRPTALAWLVAVYGAVMLALLLGSVIGPWPFPQLWPDALTWAAWQGVARSSDTLWTTVWLALASSGAALLWAVAWLEWAPARWQLRARPVLMLPLVLPAVLWVVGLHRLSLAWGLDTTGTGLWLAHTLAVLPYVLIALQGPYQGFDPRLRHVSASLGHRHAVFLLRVKWPLLRSALAASVAIGFAVSVAQYLPTLYVGAGRFATVTTEAVNLAAGGQRSLTAAFAWLQWLLPVLVFALAAAWAQPRRFVQTAQGIGHNAASTGPT comes from the coding sequence ATGCAACACAGCCACCCCACCCACAGCCACCCCGTAGCGTTTGCGCTGCTGGCGGCGGTGCTGCTGCCGCTGGGCTGGAGCCTGTGGGGCGCCGTGGCGGCCGGGCTGGATGCTGCAGGCTGGACCGCTCTGGCGCATGCGCCGCACACCGCTGCGGCACTGGGCACCAGTGTGTGGACCGGTGTGGCCTCCACGCTCCTGGCCACCGCCGCCACGGCGTGGATCCTGGCGGCCACGGTGGGGCAGTTGCACAGCACTGCTCAGAGCACTCGGCTTACCCGCCTGCTCTCGCCCCTGCTGGCGGTGCCGCACGCTGCTTTTGCCATTGGGCTGTTGGCGCTGCTGGCGCCCAGCGGTTGGCTGCTGCGCCTGTTCTCGCCCTGGGCCACCGGGCTGACGGCGCCCCCGCCCTGGCCCACCACACAAGACCCCTGGGGCTTGGGCCTGATCGCGGTGCTGGTGTGCAAGGAAATTCCGTTTTTGCTGTGGGCGTCCCTGGCCCACCTGCAGCGGCCCGATGTGGCGCAGCGCCTGCAGCAGGAGCTGCGCCTGGCGCACACGTTGGGCTACAGCGCAGCGGCCGCCTGGTGGCGCGTGGGCTGGCCGCAACTGCTGCCGCGCCTGGCGGCGCCTTTGCTGGCAGTTCTGGCCTATGGGCTCACCGTGGTGGACGTGGCGCTGCTCGTTGGCCCCGGCACACCGCCCACGCTGGCAGTGCTGGCCTGGCAGTGGCTGCAAGACGCCGACCCGGCGATGAACGCGCAAGGCGTTGCCGCAGCCTGGCTGCTGGCGGCGGTGCTGGCCTTGTGCGCCGCGCTGACCTGGGCGCTGCTGCACGGCACCACGTGGCGCAAGCGCTGGACGCGTGGCGCCGCCAAGCATGCAGGCCGCGCGCAGACGGTAGGCAGGCCCACAGCGCTAGCATGGCTGGTAGCGGTGTACGGCGCGGTGATGCTGGCATTGCTGCTGGGCAGCGTCATCGGGCCCTGGCCGTTTCCGCAGCTTTGGCCCGATGCCCTCACCTGGGCGGCGTGGCAAGGCGTGGCGCGCAGCAGCGACACCCTGTGGACGACCGTGTGGCTAGCCCTGGCCAGCAGCGGGGCGGCGCTGCTGTGGGCCGTGGCCTGGCTGGAGTGGGCGCCTGCGCGCTGGCAGTTGCGCGCCCGCCCTGTGCTGATGCTGCCGCTGGTGCTGCCTGCGGTGTTGTGGGTCGTTGGCCTGCACCGGCTCAGCCTCGCCTGGGGCCTGGACACCACGGGAACCGGCCTGTGGCTGGCGCACACGCTGGCCGTGCTGCCGTATGTGCTGATTGCGCTGCAAGGGCCTTACCAGGGGTTTGACCCACGCCTTCGCCACGTGAGTGCCAGCCTGGGCCACCGCCACGCCGTGTTTTTGCTGCGGGTGAAATGGCCGCTGTTGCGCAGTGCGCTGGCGGCCAGTGTGGCGATTGGTTTTGCGGTCAGCGTGGCGCAGTATCTGCCCACCTTGTACGTGGGCGCGGGCCGCTTTGCCACCGTGACCACCGAAGCCGTGAACCTGGCCGCCGGTGGCCAGCGCTCGCTCACCGCCGCGTTTGCCTGGCTGCAGTGGCTGCTGCCGGTGCTGGTGTTTGCGCTGGCGGCGGCATGGGCGCAGCCGCGGCGCTTTGTGCAGACCGCACAGGGCATTGGGCACAATGCCGCATCCACCGGACCCACTTGA